One region of Mycolicibacterium lutetiense genomic DNA includes:
- a CDS encoding class I adenylate-forming enzyme family protein — MPSPLSTDFADALAAGLEAYGDRPFIEVARKWYSGNEITQFIGRISATLDHAGVLSGEPVGVVVRNRVAHAATILGFIAARRPVVMIYSYQSATAIARDVEKLSLPAIVADVDDWTPELHGAVTAAGSAGLSLSGDPLRVGTTATRQPGRRHDPALEQSGLHILTSGTTGPPKRIPVATNVLEHTVLSMTIGAGTEVVGPDTPPALVYWPFGSIGVCQLLAAPCAGKRMVLLEKFSVTEWVRAIKTYRITRAGVQPAILRMLLQADVPPEDLSSLEGLSGGSGPLEPELRAEFEGRYGIPLLWAYGATEFAGSVCSWTPELYQRYGADKPDSVGRPLPGVRVRIVDPDTAAEVPAGTIGVLEAAVTVIGPDWVRTTDLASIDDDGFVTLHGRGDGAINRGGFKVLPEAVRRVLISHPSVLDACVVGVPDSRLGAVPFAAVELRRDAVAPTDAELKNLVREALPSHHVPVAVAVVDALPAMPRSRYGRETLRRCTAASHSPRTRSG; from the coding sequence ATGCCCAGCCCCTTGAGCACGGACTTCGCGGATGCCCTGGCGGCCGGGCTCGAGGCGTACGGCGACCGGCCGTTCATCGAGGTCGCCCGAAAATGGTATTCGGGCAACGAGATAACGCAGTTCATCGGGCGGATCTCGGCCACGTTGGACCATGCCGGGGTGCTGTCGGGTGAACCGGTCGGCGTCGTGGTGCGTAACCGGGTGGCCCACGCCGCGACGATCCTCGGGTTCATCGCCGCGCGACGCCCGGTGGTGATGATCTACTCGTACCAGTCCGCCACCGCGATCGCCCGAGATGTCGAGAAACTGTCGCTGCCGGCGATTGTCGCCGATGTCGACGACTGGACACCGGAGCTGCATGGAGCGGTGACCGCGGCCGGGTCGGCCGGTCTCTCACTGTCGGGCGATCCGCTCCGGGTCGGCACGACCGCGACGCGGCAACCGGGCAGGCGGCACGACCCGGCGCTGGAACAGTCCGGCCTGCACATCCTCACCAGCGGCACCACGGGACCGCCCAAGCGAATCCCGGTCGCCACCAACGTGCTTGAGCACACCGTGCTGAGCATGACGATCGGTGCGGGCACCGAGGTCGTCGGCCCCGACACCCCGCCCGCGCTGGTGTACTGGCCGTTCGGCAGCATCGGTGTCTGCCAACTACTGGCCGCGCCGTGCGCAGGCAAGCGCATGGTGTTGCTCGAGAAGTTCAGCGTCACCGAATGGGTTCGGGCGATCAAGACCTACCGGATCACCCGCGCCGGGGTGCAGCCCGCGATCCTCCGGATGCTGCTGCAGGCCGACGTGCCGCCCGAGGATCTGTCCTCGCTGGAGGGGTTGTCCGGGGGCTCGGGTCCGTTGGAGCCGGAACTGCGGGCGGAATTCGAGGGTCGCTACGGGATCCCGCTGTTGTGGGCCTACGGTGCAACGGAATTCGCCGGATCGGTATGCAGCTGGACCCCCGAGCTGTACCAACGGTACGGCGCGGACAAACCTGACAGCGTCGGACGACCCCTGCCCGGCGTGCGGGTCCGCATCGTCGACCCCGACACCGCCGCTGAAGTGCCCGCCGGCACCATCGGAGTACTCGAGGCCGCCGTCACCGTCATCGGGCCGGACTGGGTGCGCACCACCGACCTCGCTTCCATCGATGACGACGGCTTCGTCACCCTGCACGGGCGCGGAGACGGCGCGATCAACCGTGGCGGCTTCAAGGTCCTCCCGGAAGCGGTACGGCGGGTGCTGATCTCACATCCCAGCGTGCTCGATGCCTGCGTCGTGGGGGTCCCGGATTCCCGCCTGGGCGCGGTTCCGTTCGCCGCGGTCGAGCTACGACGGGACGCCGTAGCACCCACCGACGCCGAACTGAAGAACCTGGTGCGCGAGGCGCTGCCGAGCCATCACGTGCCGGTGGCCGTGGCGGTCGTCGACGCACTCCCCGCAATGCCGCGCTCAAGGTACGGCCGGGAGACGTTGCGGCGCTGTACCGCAGCTAGCCATTCCCCGCGGACTAGGTCAGGCTGA
- a CDS encoding alpha/beta hydrolase, which produces MTYSELTFHSAGDRCSAWHFPATGDDFTGPAGRPVVVMAHGFGGTKDSGLQPFAERFSAAGLDVVAFDYRGFGASDGTPRQSVSVERQMADYGAAIAAAQRLPGVDRRRVVLWGSSFSGSHVLRVAAQCADVAAVIGMTPLTSGLAASRAAVAHRDVASALRWTLAGVKSRVAVAAGRAPTLMPLAAKPGEAGALALDGAFDSYSAIAGPTWRNEVDSAIGMELVQIRTGAAAKALKCPVLIQVADFDRFVPANSVMKTAVQARAQVHHYPCDHFDVWPGHDWFDTAADDQVKFLARTLGSA; this is translated from the coding sequence GTGACGTACAGCGAGCTCACGTTCCATTCGGCCGGTGACCGGTGCAGCGCATGGCATTTCCCCGCCACAGGCGACGACTTCACCGGCCCGGCGGGACGGCCGGTGGTGGTGATGGCTCACGGTTTCGGCGGCACCAAGGACTCCGGTCTGCAACCCTTCGCCGAGCGCTTCAGCGCGGCCGGTCTCGACGTGGTGGCCTTCGACTATCGGGGCTTCGGGGCCTCGGACGGAACACCGCGGCAGAGTGTTTCGGTCGAGCGCCAGATGGCGGATTACGGTGCGGCCATCGCGGCAGCGCAACGACTGCCGGGTGTGGATCGCCGCCGGGTGGTGCTGTGGGGATCGTCGTTCTCCGGTAGCCATGTCCTTCGGGTGGCCGCGCAGTGCGCCGATGTGGCCGCCGTGATCGGCATGACTCCGTTGACGAGCGGGCTGGCCGCGAGTCGCGCTGCGGTGGCACACCGCGATGTCGCATCGGCGCTGCGCTGGACACTGGCGGGTGTGAAGAGCCGCGTGGCGGTGGCGGCGGGCCGGGCGCCGACGCTGATGCCGTTGGCGGCCAAGCCGGGGGAGGCCGGCGCGCTGGCCCTCGACGGGGCCTTTGACAGCTACAGCGCGATCGCCGGGCCGACGTGGCGCAACGAAGTCGATTCGGCCATCGGCATGGAGCTGGTGCAGATTCGCACCGGTGCCGCGGCCAAGGCCCTGAAATGTCCTGTGCTGATCCAGGTTGCCGACTTCGACCGGTTCGTGCCGGCCAACTCGGTGATGAAAACGGCCGTGCAGGCCAGGGCTCAGGTCCATCACTACCCGTGCGACCACTTCGATGTGTGGCCGGGCCACGACTGGTTCGACACGGCTGCCGACGACCAGGTGAAGTTCCTCGCCCGGACATTGGGTTCAGCCTGA
- a CDS encoding flavin-containing monooxygenase produces the protein MQRSLPRTAIIGAGISGLTAGKMLKDYRVPYTTFEASDRIGGNWAFGNPNGHSSAYRSLHIDTSKHRLSFKDFPIPEHFPSFPHHSDIKAYLDAYANAFGLLENIEFNNGVVRAARVDGGGWEIEDQAGARREFDLLVVANGHHWDPRLPDFPGTFTGEQIHSHHYIDPQEPLELTGKRILVVGIGNSAADITVELSSKSLQNQVTLSTRSSAWIVPKYIAGQPGDKYFRTNPHLPLSWQRKFAQMLAPVLGTDPTMYGLPAPNHKLFEAHPTQSVELPLRLGSGDVVPKPNVSRLDGDTVHFEDGTSGVFDVIVYATGYNITFPFFDRDVVSAPDNHIRLYKRMFKPGMNDLVLMGFAQAIPTLFPFVECQSRLLAAYAVGRYGLPPVAEMEQVIDADQQLHAGHCTDRPRHTQQVDYFIYEHDLRVRELPAGAKRAADGAGLIVGVTA, from the coding sequence TTGCAGCGTTCACTGCCGCGGACCGCGATCATCGGCGCGGGCATCAGCGGGCTCACCGCCGGAAAGATGCTCAAGGACTACCGGGTTCCGTACACGACGTTCGAGGCATCGGACCGTATCGGCGGAAACTGGGCCTTCGGCAATCCGAACGGGCACAGCAGCGCGTACCGCTCACTGCACATCGACACCAGCAAGCATCGGTTGTCGTTCAAGGATTTTCCGATCCCCGAGCACTTCCCGTCGTTCCCGCACCACTCCGATATCAAGGCGTACCTGGATGCCTACGCGAATGCCTTCGGGCTGTTGGAGAACATCGAGTTCAACAACGGGGTGGTGCGTGCGGCCCGCGTCGACGGGGGCGGTTGGGAGATCGAGGACCAGGCCGGCGCCCGCCGCGAGTTCGATCTGCTCGTCGTCGCGAACGGCCACCACTGGGATCCGCGACTGCCGGACTTCCCCGGGACGTTCACCGGTGAACAGATCCACTCGCACCACTACATCGACCCGCAGGAACCGCTGGAGCTGACCGGCAAGCGGATCCTGGTGGTGGGTATCGGGAACAGCGCCGCCGACATCACCGTCGAGTTGTCATCCAAGTCGCTGCAGAACCAGGTGACGCTGTCCACCCGATCGAGCGCCTGGATCGTGCCGAAATACATTGCGGGACAACCAGGTGACAAATACTTCCGGACCAATCCCCATCTGCCGTTGTCGTGGCAGCGCAAGTTCGCGCAGATGCTTGCGCCCGTGCTCGGCACCGATCCGACGATGTACGGGCTGCCGGCCCCGAATCACAAGCTCTTCGAAGCGCACCCGACACAGTCGGTGGAACTACCGTTGCGGCTCGGGTCCGGTGATGTCGTCCCCAAGCCGAATGTGTCCCGGTTGGACGGTGACACGGTGCATTTCGAGGACGGCACCAGCGGCGTGTTCGACGTGATCGTGTACGCGACGGGCTACAACATCACCTTTCCGTTCTTCGACCGAGATGTCGTCAGCGCCCCCGACAACCACATCCGGCTCTACAAGCGGATGTTCAAGCCGGGGATGAACGATCTGGTGCTCATGGGTTTCGCCCAGGCGATCCCGACGCTGTTCCCGTTCGTGGAATGTCAGTCGCGATTGCTGGCCGCCTATGCGGTGGGGCGGTACGGCCTGCCGCCGGTGGCGGAGATGGAGCAGGTGATCGATGCCGATCAACAGCTACACGCCGGACACTGCACCGACCGGCCGCGGCACACCCAACAGGTCGACTACTTCATCTACGAACACGACCTCCGCGTGCGCGAGCTACCCGCGGGAGCCAAGCGTGCCGCCGACGGTGCCGGCCTGATTGTGGGAGTGACGGCGTGA
- a CDS encoding MaoC family dehydratase — MKVFNGLDEFVAAKGSELGPTEWMEITQDRVNLFADATDDHQWIHVDPEKAAGGPFGGTIAHGLLTLSLLPHFTHQMYRVDNVKLAVNYGYNKVRFITPVRVGANVRARAAIADVAQLDGAVQATMTVTVEIEGSDKPAAVAESIVRFIG, encoded by the coding sequence GTGAAAGTCTTCAATGGTCTTGACGAGTTCGTGGCGGCAAAGGGCAGCGAGTTGGGCCCGACCGAGTGGATGGAGATCACCCAGGATCGGGTGAACCTGTTCGCCGACGCCACCGATGACCATCAGTGGATTCACGTCGATCCCGAGAAGGCGGCCGGTGGACCCTTCGGTGGGACGATCGCGCACGGTCTGCTGACCCTGTCGCTGTTGCCGCATTTCACCCACCAGATGTATCGCGTCGACAACGTCAAGTTGGCGGTCAACTACGGCTACAACAAGGTTCGGTTCATCACGCCGGTGCGGGTCGGGGCCAACGTGCGGGCGCGTGCGGCGATCGCCGACGTAGCGCAACTCGACGGCGCGGTGCAGGCCACCATGACGGTGACGGTCGAGATCGAGGGCTCGGACAAGCCCGCTGCGGTCGCCGAGTCGATCGTCCGCTTCATCGGCTGA
- the purU gene encoding formyltetrahydrofolate deformylase: MTEEYPKTSALPARDVGRLLLRCGDRPGLVAAISGFLTGAGANIVSLDQHSTEQSGGTFIQRTIFHLPGLAAVRDELERDFRRQVAEPFEMDFRLTEASKPKRVALMASREDHCLLDLLWRNRRGELDMSVVMVVSNHPDLADQVRAFGVPFLYVPATPDNRAEAEQRLLELLRGNVDLVVLARYMQILTPEFLDGVGCPLINIHHSFLPAFIGAAPYRRAKERGVKLVGATAHYVTGDLDEGPIIEQDVVRVDHRHSVGDLRRLGADVERLVLSRAVLWHCEDRVIRFGNQTVVF; encoded by the coding sequence ATGACCGAGGAATATCCGAAAACATCTGCCCTGCCGGCCCGGGATGTCGGCAGGCTGTTGTTGCGTTGTGGAGACCGCCCCGGTCTGGTTGCGGCCATCAGCGGCTTCCTCACCGGCGCCGGTGCCAACATCGTGTCGTTGGATCAGCACTCCACCGAGCAGTCCGGCGGCACCTTCATTCAGCGCACGATCTTCCATCTGCCGGGCCTGGCTGCGGTGCGCGACGAACTCGAGCGCGATTTCAGGCGGCAGGTGGCCGAGCCGTTCGAGATGGACTTCCGCCTTACCGAGGCCTCCAAACCCAAGCGCGTGGCGCTGATGGCCTCCCGCGAGGACCACTGTCTGCTCGACCTGTTGTGGCGCAACCGGCGCGGCGAACTCGACATGTCCGTCGTCATGGTCGTCTCGAACCATCCCGACCTCGCCGATCAGGTGCGCGCGTTCGGTGTGCCGTTCCTCTACGTTCCCGCGACGCCGGACAACCGGGCCGAAGCCGAGCAGCGACTACTGGAGTTGTTGCGCGGCAACGTCGATCTGGTCGTGCTGGCCCGCTACATGCAGATTCTGACCCCGGAGTTCCTCGATGGCGTGGGCTGCCCGCTGATCAACATCCACCATTCGTTCCTGCCGGCGTTCATCGGCGCGGCGCCGTACCGCAGGGCCAAGGAACGCGGCGTCAAGTTGGTCGGTGCAACAGCGCATTACGTGACCGGCGATCTCGATGAGGGCCCGATCATCGAGCAGGACGTGGTCCGGGTGGACCACCGGCACTCAGTCGGCGATCTACGGCGTCTGGGTGCCGATGTCGAACGGCTGGTGTTGTCGCGGGCGGTGCTGTGGCACTGTGAGGACCGCGTAATCCGGTTCGGGAATCAGACCGTAGTCTTCTGA
- a CDS encoding Rv1355c family protein yields MIPDLSDHNDPDQYRAIFVGHEGHSGSNLDQLRRDARITVIDECRQQQAALRTLVPAVDTEMLDEPTRWAYYPWRRCLVHILGPAAFTRLRLDRNRNLISADEQRRLSSLKIGVIGLSVGHAIAYNLATEGLCGEIRLTDFDELELANLNRVPGTVFDLGLNKAVVAARRIAEIDPYIKVRIDRDGAVAGSIDQFLRGLDVVVEECDSLDAKVLVREVARARRLPVLMTTGDRGLLDVERFDLEPARPILHGLLGDIAARDLTGLSSKDKVPHVLRILDASELSPRMAASLVEVGKTLTTWPQLAAEVVLGATVVANAVRRIGLGEPMPSGRVRVDVEDALDGIDDPLRNGSVPPPAEVPAEVHTEPMGLADILTDAATRAPSGGNVQPWHIEASEDRINLRLATKCTSAMDVGYRGSAVALGAAAFNARVAAAAHGLTGHMQWSRGDEGTPLYGIVDFTPGSAPQLAELYEPMLTRETNRLRGTSVPIAADVLDGLRTAARDEGAELRILDDRAEIETAARLLAEADRIRYLTPTLHREMMSELRWPGDPDGDTGIDVTTLGLDPADMVVLDILRRPEVMAKLSDWNAGAALGDDTYERVTSSSALAVVSVEGRRLTDYALAGSAVEAVWVGAQRHGLAVQPVSPVFLYAHDDHDRHRLSPDHADALGNLQYAFRRLTGTERDESQALVLRLSYAPRPTVRSRRRARTGSTPQHG; encoded by the coding sequence ATGATCCCCGACTTGAGCGATCACAATGACCCCGACCAATATCGAGCGATATTCGTCGGCCACGAAGGTCATTCGGGTAGCAACCTCGACCAACTGCGCCGGGATGCACGTATCACCGTCATCGATGAATGCCGCCAACAGCAGGCTGCACTGCGCACGCTGGTGCCTGCGGTCGATACCGAAATGCTCGATGAGCCGACCCGGTGGGCGTACTACCCGTGGCGCCGCTGCCTGGTACATATTCTGGGGCCGGCCGCGTTCACTCGGCTACGCCTGGATCGCAACCGCAATCTGATCAGTGCCGACGAGCAGCGCCGCCTCTCGAGCCTGAAGATCGGGGTCATCGGCCTCAGCGTCGGCCATGCCATCGCCTACAACCTCGCCACCGAGGGACTGTGCGGCGAGATCCGGCTCACCGACTTCGACGAACTGGAGTTGGCGAACCTCAACCGGGTCCCGGGCACCGTGTTCGACCTGGGCTTGAACAAGGCTGTGGTGGCCGCACGCCGGATCGCCGAGATCGATCCGTATATCAAGGTTCGTATCGATCGCGACGGCGCAGTGGCCGGGTCCATCGATCAGTTCCTGCGTGGCCTCGACGTCGTCGTCGAGGAATGCGACTCGCTGGACGCGAAAGTCCTTGTCCGCGAGGTCGCCCGAGCCCGGCGGCTGCCGGTGCTGATGACCACAGGGGACCGTGGGCTGCTCGACGTCGAGCGGTTCGACCTGGAACCCGCACGGCCGATCCTGCACGGCCTGCTCGGCGACATCGCCGCACGCGACCTGACCGGACTCAGCAGCAAGGACAAGGTGCCTCACGTCCTGCGGATCCTCGACGCGTCCGAGCTCTCCCCCCGCATGGCGGCATCACTGGTGGAGGTCGGCAAGACACTGACCACCTGGCCCCAACTCGCCGCGGAGGTCGTACTCGGGGCCACCGTCGTCGCCAATGCGGTGCGGCGCATCGGCCTCGGTGAGCCGATGCCGTCCGGGCGCGTGCGCGTCGACGTCGAGGACGCGCTCGACGGCATCGACGATCCGCTGCGCAACGGATCCGTGCCCCCGCCCGCGGAAGTCCCCGCGGAAGTCCACACCGAACCGATGGGGCTGGCAGACATCCTCACCGACGCGGCGACCCGCGCACCCTCGGGCGGCAACGTCCAACCGTGGCACATCGAGGCGAGTGAGGACCGGATCAATCTCCGGTTGGCGACGAAATGCACCTCGGCCATGGACGTCGGGTACCGCGGCAGCGCGGTGGCGCTGGGAGCGGCCGCGTTCAATGCCCGGGTGGCCGCCGCCGCACACGGCCTGACCGGGCACATGCAATGGTCCCGTGGCGACGAGGGCACGCCGCTGTACGGAATCGTGGATTTCACGCCCGGCAGCGCGCCGCAGTTGGCCGAACTCTACGAACCGATGCTGACCCGGGAGACCAATCGACTCCGGGGTACCTCGGTGCCGATCGCCGCCGACGTGCTCGACGGCCTGCGGACCGCCGCCCGCGACGAGGGCGCCGAACTGAGGATCCTCGACGATCGGGCCGAGATCGAAACCGCCGCACGCCTACTCGCCGAGGCGGACCGAATCCGCTATCTCACCCCGACCCTGCATCGCGAGATGATGTCGGAGCTGCGGTGGCCCGGCGATCCAGACGGCGATACCGGTATCGACGTGACGACGCTCGGGCTGGATCCGGCCGACATGGTGGTGCTCGACATCCTGCGTCGGCCCGAGGTGATGGCGAAGCTGTCGGACTGGAACGCCGGCGCAGCCCTCGGCGACGACACCTACGAACGGGTCACCTCGAGCTCGGCGCTGGCTGTCGTCTCGGTCGAGGGCCGCCGGCTGACCGACTACGCACTGGCCGGATCGGCGGTCGAGGCCGTTTGGGTCGGCGCCCAACGCCACGGGCTGGCGGTTCAACCGGTATCGCCGGTGTTCCTCTACGCCCATGACGACCACGACCGACACAGACTCTCGCCCGACCATGCCGACGCACTGGGCAACCTGCAGTACGCTTTTCGCAGGTTGACGGGCACCGAGCGTGACGAATCACAGGCGCTGGTGCTCAGGTTGTCCTACGCGCCGCGTCCGACCGTACGCAGCAGACGTCGAGCCCGGACGGGTTCGACGCCGCAGCACGGCTGA
- a CDS encoding putative bifunctional diguanylate cyclase/phosphodiesterase — protein MAVDAATSVPVSQQVLAELVSFFDVDVSFLRHNDHEAHATRLVAEWPPRPPDVQTDPIAVIHFADADPVFAMAEHLKEPTVFRPEPATDDYQRTIEAGRHIPITSMACVPLLSADMTTGVLGFVKFGDREWLPAELNALKAIASLFAQVQARIQAEDRLRYLADHDHLTGLHNRRALMAHLESRLAPGQPGPVVVMFFDLDRLKAINDYLGHTAGDAFISILAERLQHGDDQPKLIARLGGDEFVVVPAASMTMEAATALAYRLQSVLRERVTIDGEMLTRTVSIGLAEGMPGRDSTSDLLNRADHAVLTAKNSGGNQVAVFSDAMSMEIDFRNDIELHLQSVIESGALVLHYLPEIDMRTGEVLAAEALVRWQHPTRGLLSPDSFIGVAESINLAGELGRWVLRNACAEFARWRSNGVGRNIVLRINVSPVQLVTDGFVESVAGVMKEFRLPRGSVCLEITESIVVQDIETTRSTLTGLHKVGVQVAIDDFGTGYSALSLLKSLPVDTLKIDRSFVAGLGSDPGDLPIVRAVIALAGAFGLQLVAEGVETERAALTLLRHGCYRAQGFLLSRPILGHEMAALLAKGRVAVHFSAAPRT, from the coding sequence ATGGCGGTCGATGCCGCGACCTCGGTCCCGGTGAGCCAACAGGTGCTGGCCGAACTGGTCTCGTTTTTCGACGTGGACGTAAGCTTTCTGCGCCACAACGATCACGAGGCGCACGCGACGCGGCTGGTGGCCGAGTGGCCGCCGCGCCCGCCCGACGTGCAGACCGACCCGATCGCGGTCATCCACTTCGCCGACGCCGATCCGGTGTTCGCGATGGCCGAGCACCTCAAGGAACCGACGGTATTCCGTCCGGAGCCGGCCACCGACGACTACCAGCGCACGATCGAGGCCGGACGCCACATCCCAATCACGTCGATGGCCTGTGTGCCGTTGTTGTCCGCTGACATGACCACCGGTGTCCTGGGGTTCGTCAAGTTCGGCGACCGCGAGTGGCTGCCCGCCGAACTCAACGCCCTCAAGGCAATCGCCTCATTGTTCGCCCAGGTGCAGGCCCGCATCCAGGCCGAGGACCGGTTGCGTTACCTCGCCGATCACGACCACCTCACCGGTCTGCACAACCGACGAGCACTCATGGCCCACCTGGAGTCGCGACTGGCACCGGGCCAACCCGGCCCGGTCGTGGTGATGTTCTTCGACCTGGACCGGCTGAAGGCGATCAACGATTACCTCGGCCATACCGCCGGAGATGCCTTCATCAGCATCCTGGCCGAACGGTTGCAGCACGGAGACGACCAACCGAAGCTCATCGCGCGACTCGGCGGTGACGAGTTCGTCGTCGTTCCCGCGGCGTCGATGACTATGGAGGCTGCCACCGCACTGGCCTACCGACTCCAGTCGGTGCTGCGCGAACGGGTGACCATCGACGGCGAGATGCTCACCCGCACCGTCAGCATCGGCCTGGCCGAGGGCATGCCGGGCCGCGACTCCACCTCCGATCTGCTCAACCGGGCCGACCACGCAGTGCTGACCGCCAAGAACTCCGGCGGCAATCAGGTCGCGGTGTTCTCCGATGCGATGTCGATGGAGATCGACTTCCGCAACGACATCGAGTTGCACCTGCAGAGCGTGATCGAGAGCGGTGCGCTCGTGTTGCACTACCTGCCCGAGATCGACATGCGTACCGGCGAGGTGCTGGCCGCCGAGGCCCTGGTCCGCTGGCAGCACCCGACCCGCGGCCTGCTGTCCCCCGACTCTTTCATCGGTGTGGCCGAATCGATAAACCTGGCAGGCGAATTGGGCCGCTGGGTGCTCCGGAACGCATGCGCCGAGTTCGCCCGGTGGCGGTCCAACGGTGTCGGCCGCAACATCGTGCTGCGGATCAACGTGTCGCCGGTGCAGCTGGTGACCGACGGCTTCGTCGAGTCGGTAGCCGGGGTCATGAAGGAGTTCCGCCTGCCCCGCGGCTCGGTCTGTCTGGAGATCACCGAGAGCATCGTGGTGCAGGACATCGAAACCACCCGCTCGACACTGACCGGACTGCACAAGGTGGGCGTGCAGGTGGCCATCGATGACTTCGGCACCGGCTACAGCGCACTGTCGCTGTTGAAGTCCCTGCCGGTGGACACCCTCAAGATCGACCGCAGCTTTGTCGCCGGACTCGGTTCGGACCCGGGCGATCTACCGATCGTGCGTGCGGTGATCGCCCTGGCCGGAGCTTTCGGCCTCCAACTGGTGGCAGAAGGCGTGGAGACCGAACGGGCCGCGCTGACGTTGTTGCGGCACGGCTGCTACCGCGCACAGGGCTTCCTGTTGTCCAGGCCGATCCTCGGCCACGAGATGGCTGCGCTACTGGCCAAAGGGCGGGTAGCGGTGCATTTCTCAGCCGCGCCGCGCACGTGA
- a CDS encoding FAD-binding protein, protein MWDDEFDVVCCGSGPGALAAAVAAADAGLDVHIVRPGASRSVPLGPETPWLGAGIEDAETRDYLDALSADLTPVDDAEYDTAPTVRTVSVWAPVSGRGRIAPFYGARLQDWAQQCLTSPYGVLYTRLADRGTTSMASGTGEEIQVKMLGALESEPAAGTAAVLDDWLSAQVLERQIPTLDNATLQRLVFEEGEVLGAVIDTADGPVALRARHGVALSTEPRGAGPATGKAGEPGKPLQVGLVGYGASRFGRVELLELTRDGAAPGYCSSGGVHDTKRESYRSRARRG, encoded by the coding sequence ATGTGGGATGACGAATTCGACGTCGTTTGCTGTGGCTCGGGCCCCGGGGCGTTGGCGGCGGCAGTCGCGGCCGCAGATGCCGGGCTGGACGTGCATATCGTGCGTCCGGGAGCATCGCGATCGGTACCGCTCGGACCGGAGACTCCGTGGCTGGGCGCGGGCATCGAGGATGCCGAGACCCGCGACTACCTCGACGCGTTGTCGGCGGATCTGACGCCGGTCGACGACGCCGAGTACGACACCGCTCCGACGGTGCGGACGGTCAGCGTATGGGCCCCGGTTTCCGGACGCGGCCGGATCGCGCCGTTCTACGGCGCCCGGCTGCAGGACTGGGCGCAACAATGTCTGACTTCTCCCTACGGCGTGCTCTACACGCGGTTGGCGGACCGGGGTACCACCTCGATGGCGTCCGGCACCGGTGAGGAGATCCAGGTCAAGATGTTGGGCGCACTGGAGTCCGAGCCGGCCGCGGGTACCGCGGCGGTGCTCGATGACTGGTTGTCGGCGCAGGTACTCGAACGGCAGATACCGACCCTGGACAACGCCACCTTGCAGCGCCTTGTGTTCGAGGAGGGCGAGGTACTGGGCGCGGTGATCGACACCGCCGACGGTCCAGTGGCGCTGCGGGCCCGCCACGGCGTGGCCCTGTCGACCGAACCCCGTGGTGCGGGCCCGGCGACGGGTAAGGCCGGCGAGCCCGGAAAACCCTTGCAGGTCGGTCTGGTCGGCTACGGCGCGAGCAGATTCGGCCGGGTGGAGCTGCTGGAGCTCACGCGGGACGGAGCGGCACCGGGTTACTGCAGCTCCGGTGGGGTGCACGACACGAAGCGTGAGTCGTATCGCTCACGTGCGCGGCGCGGCTGA
- a CDS encoding TetR/AcrR family transcriptional regulator produces the protein MTEQLDRRAELTRLQILEAAARQFARTPYSLVSLDDILADASVTKGALYFHFRSKHALAASIVEHRTERAHKAVEDVLARNLSGAETLIDLSCLVAAEDIGDPVARACLNLVESIGRADDLGPRVLNEWVQGFAGIAKRAIGEGDFTAHTDPETVARLLVSIYLGVRQTSDLDDPPRFLTDLEHGWRLAMPGFVEPDRLGYLNQFIRRRTAVGIKKVVPLRHHTK, from the coding sequence GTGACTGAGCAGCTCGACCGGCGAGCAGAGCTGACGCGCCTGCAGATCCTGGAGGCCGCGGCGCGACAGTTCGCCCGCACTCCCTACAGCCTGGTCAGCCTCGACGACATTCTGGCCGATGCCAGCGTCACGAAGGGTGCGCTGTACTTCCACTTCAGGTCCAAGCACGCATTGGCGGCCTCGATCGTCGAGCACCGGACCGAGCGCGCCCACAAGGCGGTCGAGGACGTCCTGGCCCGCAACCTGTCGGGAGCGGAGACGTTGATCGACCTCTCGTGCCTGGTTGCCGCTGAAGACATCGGCGATCCCGTCGCCCGGGCCTGCCTGAACCTCGTCGAATCCATCGGCCGGGCCGACGACCTGGGGCCGCGGGTGCTGAACGAATGGGTGCAGGGCTTCGCCGGGATCGCCAAACGGGCCATCGGCGAAGGCGATTTCACCGCCCACACCGACCCCGAGACGGTCGCCCGGTTGCTGGTGTCGATCTACCTGGGCGTGCGTCAGACCAGTGACCTCGACGATCCACCGCGGTTTCTCACCGACCTCGAGCACGGCTGGCGGTTGGCGATGCCCGGGTTCGTCGAGCCGGACCGGCTCGGCTACCTCAACCAGTTCATCCGGCGTCGCACCGCAGTGGGCATCAAGAAGGTGGTGCCGCTGCGCCACCACACAAAGTGA